In one Parageobacillus genomosp. 1 genomic region, the following are encoded:
- a CDS encoding DUF420 domain-containing protein produces MEYSLPILPTISTSCIVISAALVAYGWYLIRRRNIDAHKKVMLTAAVFALLFFIIYLSRTIFIGNTSFGGPDSVKVYYTIFLVFHIVLATAGAVFGIVTIWTGLKDIRVRHKRLGPITSVVWFFTAATGVIVYLLLYVFYKGGETTSMIKAILGF; encoded by the coding sequence ATGGAATATTCATTGCCGATTTTACCAACTATTAGTACGAGCTGTATTGTCATTAGTGCAGCATTAGTAGCGTATGGATGGTATTTAATACGGAGGAGAAACATTGATGCCCATAAAAAGGTAATGTTAACTGCAGCGGTGTTCGCTTTATTGTTTTTTATTATTTATTTATCGCGAACGATTTTTATTGGGAACACGAGTTTTGGCGGTCCTGACAGTGTGAAAGTGTATTATACGATCTTTCTTGTGTTTCATATTGTTTTGGCGACCGCTGGCGCTGTTTTTGGCATTGTCACCATTTGGACCGGCCTAAAAGATATCCGTGTCCGTCATAAGCGGCTCGGGCCGATTACAAGCGTTGTATGGTTTTTTACAGCCGCAACCGGTGTCATTGTTTATTTGCTTCTTTACGTATTTTATAAGGGCGGGGAAACGACGTCGATGATTAAAGCGATTTTAGGTTTTTAA
- a CDS encoding CBS domain-containing protein: protein MQTVRDVMSTNVEYCTPVDNVYEVAIKMRDLNVGAIPVVDHGRLIGMITDRDLVVRGIAEKRPGSTQVTEIMSDQLVTVTPDTSVQEAAEQMARHQIRRLPVVENGRLVGIVSLGDLATNRYSDESAGRALTEISERDFLH from the coding sequence ATGCAAACAGTGCGCGATGTCATGTCAACAAACGTCGAATATTGCACGCCTGTTGATAATGTCTACGAAGTAGCCATAAAAATGCGTGATTTAAACGTTGGAGCGATTCCGGTCGTTGATCATGGACGATTGATTGGAATGATTACAGACCGCGATCTAGTCGTGCGCGGAATCGCTGAAAAACGCCCAGGTTCTACTCAAGTAACGGAAATCATGAGTGACCAATTAGTTACGGTAACCCCGGATACTTCCGTACAGGAAGCAGCGGAGCAAATGGCACGGCATCAAATCCGCCGCCTTCCTGTTGTGGAAAACGGCCGGCTCGTAGGAATCGTTTCCCTTGGCGACCTTGCCACAAACCGTTATTCCGACGAAAGTGCCGGTCGGGCATTAACCGAAATTTCCGAACGTGATTTTCTTCATTAA
- a CDS encoding YlbG family protein has product MFPKRQGIIVWLHSLKHSRHLRKFGNIHYISKRLKYVVLYCDMEQVDEMIKKLASLPFVKRVEPSYRPFLKLEFESKTEKEKEKDSSYPLGYSTD; this is encoded by the coding sequence ATGTTTCCAAAACGACAAGGGATTATCGTTTGGCTTCATTCATTAAAGCATAGTAGACATTTGCGGAAATTCGGCAACATTCATTATATTTCGAAGCGGTTAAAATATGTCGTTTTATATTGCGATATGGAGCAAGTAGATGAAATGATAAAAAAGCTTGCTTCCTTGCCGTTTGTTAAACGGGTTGAACCATCTTACCGCCCGTTTTTAAAGTTGGAGTTTGAATCGAAAACGGAAAAAGAAAAGGAAAAAGACTCCTCTTATCCGTTAGGATATTCGACCGACTAA
- a CDS encoding YlbE-like family protein: MRKEVMQYIRTKKMLQSFIREQPRWYRLLSRYPHKLPSFELEAMHYYEQTIPHKVEKIAHSLQMASLMLHMFQTLRD, translated from the coding sequence ATGAGAAAAGAAGTAATGCAATATATTCGCACGAAAAAAATGCTGCAATCGTTTATTCGCGAACAGCCGCGGTGGTATCGCCTTCTCTCCCGCTACCCGCACAAGCTGCCGTCGTTTGAACTGGAAGCGATGCATTACTATGAGCAGACCATTCCGCACAAAGTAGAGAAAATTGCTCATTCTTTGCAGATGGCTTCATTGATGCTCCATATGTTTCAAACGCTGCGTGACTAA
- the coaD gene encoding pantetheine-phosphate adenylyltransferase produces the protein MASIAVCPGSFDPVTYGHLDIIKRGAKVFDQVYVAVLNNSSKKPLFSVEERMELLREVTRPFPNVYVESFHGLLVDYARSKNANAILRGLRAVSDFEYEMQITSMNRVLDENIETFFMMTNSQYAFLSSSIVKEVAKYNGDISDLVPPVVEEALKRKFAAIASNEDGN, from the coding sequence ATGGCGAGCATTGCAGTTTGCCCAGGAAGCTTTGACCCAGTTACATATGGCCATTTAGATATTATTAAAAGGGGCGCAAAAGTATTTGATCAAGTGTATGTGGCGGTATTGAACAACTCTTCCAAGAAACCGCTGTTTTCTGTAGAAGAGCGGATGGAGCTATTGCGGGAGGTCACGCGTCCGTTCCCTAATGTATATGTAGAGTCGTTCCACGGCCTGCTTGTCGACTATGCGCGCAGCAAAAACGCTAATGCCATTTTGCGTGGATTGCGGGCTGTTTCTGACTTTGAATATGAAATGCAAATCACGTCGATGAATCGCGTCCTTGACGAAAACATCGAAACGTTTTTTATGATGACAAACAGCCAGTACGCTTTTTTAAGTTCGAGCATTGTGAAAGAAGTGGCAAAATATAATGGCGACATTTCCGATTTAGTGCCGCCTGTCGTCGAGGAAGCGCTGAAAAGAAAATTCGCTGCTATCGCTTCTAACGAGGATGGCAATTAA
- the ctaF gene encoding cytochrome c oxidase subunit IVB has product MVNQTNSGNERVDLEYRRRKNAEEMKHQVISFVLMILLTLIAFAAVGYDKFSHWFSVPFIFLLAVVQVMFQLYYFMHMSHKGHEMPSLFLYAGVFVAFLTIWALATIVWW; this is encoded by the coding sequence ATGGTGAATCAAACAAATTCCGGAAACGAGCGCGTTGATTTAGAATATCGTCGCAGAAAAAATGCGGAGGAAATGAAGCATCAAGTCATTTCCTTTGTATTAATGATTTTGCTAACATTAATTGCGTTTGCTGCGGTCGGTTATGACAAATTTTCGCATTGGTTTTCCGTCCCATTTATTTTTCTTCTTGCTGTGGTGCAAGTGATGTTCCAATTGTATTATTTTATGCACATGAGCCATAAAGGACATGAAATGCCATCGTTGTTCCTGTATGCTGGCGTATTTGTTGCTTTCTTGACGATTTGGGCGCTTGCGACCATTGTTTGGTGGTAA
- the ctaG gene encoding cytochrome c oxidase assembly factor CtaG, with protein sequence MASLSMFGFVALWSPYFLAFLTLITCLYFMIVGPWRTRFTKEGPPTRKQKAYFVAGIVLLYICVGSPIDLLGHLIFSAHMIQMAILSFMVPQLLILGIPNWLFERVFQIRPLKAAVTFLTKPLIAIVLFNGLFSFYHVPFIFDLANSHALYHSVITTMIFIAAWMMWWPLLNKMPGWQSLSGLKKIGYIFADGVLLTPACALIIFASKPLYATYYDPQMWMKSLALCVPTGTLASLNLTGPEMFFAFPLLEDQQLGGVLMKIIQEIVYGTVLFFVFKEWYRKEQEKEKLETAVLPQPSES encoded by the coding sequence ATGGCATCATTAAGCATGTTTGGTTTTGTTGCGTTATGGAGTCCCTATTTCCTTGCATTTCTGACGTTGATTACATGTCTTTATTTTATGATTGTCGGGCCGTGGAGAACCCGCTTTACAAAGGAAGGACCGCCGACACGCAAGCAGAAAGCATATTTTGTCGCGGGGATCGTGTTGCTTTATATTTGTGTAGGTTCGCCGATTGATTTGCTCGGGCATTTGATATTTAGCGCTCATATGATACAAATGGCGATATTAAGTTTTATGGTTCCACAATTGCTTATTTTAGGAATACCAAATTGGCTGTTTGAGCGTGTTTTCCAAATTCGCCCATTAAAGGCAGCAGTAACGTTTTTGACAAAGCCGCTTATTGCGATAGTTTTATTTAATGGCTTGTTCTCGTTTTATCACGTCCCATTTATTTTTGACTTAGCGAACAGCCATGCGCTTTATCATTCGGTAATTACCACGATGATTTTTATCGCTGCATGGATGATGTGGTGGCCTCTCCTTAATAAAATGCCGGGCTGGCAGTCTCTTAGTGGTCTCAAGAAGATAGGCTATATTTTTGCGGACGGCGTTTTATTGACTCCGGCGTGTGCCTTAATTATTTTCGCCAGTAAGCCGCTATATGCGACTTATTACGATCCGCAAATGTGGATGAAGTCGCTTGCTCTTTGCGTTCCCACCGGGACATTAGCTTCCCTTAATTTAACAGGACCAGAGATGTTCTTTGCGTTTCCACTTCTTGAAGACCAGCAGCTTGGCGGAGTGCTAATGAAAATCATTCAAGAAATTGTTTATGGTACAGTGCTCTTTTTCGTCTTTAAGGAATGGTACCGAAAAGAGCAGGAAAAGGAAAAGTTGGAAACTGCCGTATTGCCACAACCTTCTGAATCATAA
- a CDS encoding YlbF family regulator, translating into MIIATLERIEILDKAEALAKMIVQSEVVEEYRRCLQRLKQDRAAQNIIVRFAKAKERYEEVQRFGKYHPDYHQVMKEVREAKRQLDFHETIAAFKKAENAVQELLDEISVLIGKAVSEQIKVPTGNPYFLSASCSGGCGAGGSCGCRT; encoded by the coding sequence GTGATTATTGCAACTCTCGAGCGCATCGAGATTTTAGATAAAGCAGAAGCATTAGCGAAAATGATTGTACAATCGGAAGTGGTGGAAGAATACCGCCGCTGTTTGCAACGGCTGAAGCAAGACCGCGCTGCTCAAAATATTATCGTTCGTTTTGCGAAAGCGAAGGAGCGTTACGAAGAGGTGCAGCGCTTTGGAAAATATCATCCTGATTATCATCAAGTGATGAAAGAAGTACGTGAAGCAAAGCGTCAACTCGATTTTCACGAGACGATTGCCGCTTTTAAAAAAGCGGAAAATGCGGTTCAGGAGTTGTTGGACGAGATTAGTGTCTTAATTGGCAAGGCGGTATCCGAGCAAATAAAAGTCCCAACGGGAAATCCGTACTTTTTGTCTGCAAGTTGTTCCGGCGGCTGCGGAGCGGGAGGAAGCTGCGGTTGCCGCACATAG
- a CDS encoding YlbD family protein — MEKPLHPSVEKFKQFVKKHPKIIQEVRSGKKTWKEFYEDWYLFGEDDEIWEPYKQEPSSAKPTEKGSNKWLEKISNILQNLDSDEVQKHLASVQQAIAAIQNIITQFQGSEMQHMRTAKDQHPFSFRKD, encoded by the coding sequence ATGGAAAAACCTCTGCATCCTTCAGTAGAAAAGTTTAAGCAGTTTGTAAAAAAACACCCGAAAATCATTCAGGAAGTACGCAGCGGAAAAAAGACGTGGAAAGAATTTTACGAAGACTGGTATTTATTTGGCGAGGACGATGAAATATGGGAACCGTATAAACAAGAGCCATCATCGGCGAAGCCAACGGAGAAAGGAAGCAACAAATGGCTTGAAAAAATTTCTAATATATTACAAAATCTTGACTCGGATGAAGTGCAAAAGCATTTAGCGAGCGTGCAGCAAGCGATTGCTGCCATCCAAAATATTATTACTCAATTTCAAGGGTCGGAAATGCAGCATATGCGGACGGCGAAAGATCAACATCCATTTTCATTTCGCAAAGATTAA
- a CDS encoding patatin-like phospholipase family protein has translation MFPKIGLALGSGGARGFAHLGVLKVLEEEGIPISYIAGSSIGALVAALYASGLGLDRLYKLAKSFRRNDFIDLTIPKMGLISGKRITEFIRLLTKGKQIQELEIPIAIVATDLQTGKKVVFRQGDVARAVRASISIPGIFVPAEIDGRLLVDGGVVDRVPVSVVREMGADMVIAIDVSPLNRNGEITSIFDVILQSLDILQDEIVSHRRLSSDVMIRPRLEQYSSRAFTDVEEIIAAGEQEARKDLAKIRRAIEKWKEHSH, from the coding sequence GTGTTTCCGAAAATTGGATTAGCGTTAGGTTCGGGAGGAGCAAGAGGTTTTGCCCATCTTGGCGTGCTAAAAGTATTGGAAGAGGAAGGCATTCCAATTTCTTATATAGCAGGAAGCAGCATCGGGGCGCTTGTCGCTGCCCTGTATGCCAGCGGCCTCGGCCTTGATCGTTTATATAAGCTCGCAAAGTCGTTTCGCCGCAATGATTTTATCGACTTGACGATTCCGAAAATGGGATTAATTTCTGGAAAACGAATTACTGAGTTTATCCGGCTTCTCACGAAGGGAAAACAAATACAGGAACTAGAGATTCCGATAGCAATTGTCGCCACCGACTTGCAGACAGGGAAAAAGGTAGTGTTTCGTCAAGGTGATGTCGCCCGTGCGGTACGGGCCAGCATTTCCATTCCCGGTATTTTTGTTCCTGCAGAGATCGATGGGCGACTGCTTGTAGATGGAGGGGTAGTCGACCGTGTCCCTGTTTCCGTTGTTCGTGAAATGGGAGCGGATATGGTCATTGCCATTGATGTGTCACCATTGAATAGAAACGGAGAAATTACTTCCATATTTGATGTCATTTTACAAAGTCTTGATATTTTGCAGGACGAAATCGTCTCTCATCGGCGGCTTTCCTCGGATGTGATGATTCGTCCGCGCCTAGAGCAATATAGTTCACGCGCGTTTACCGATGTGGAAGAGATTATCGCGGCCGGAGAACAGGAAGCAAGAAAAGATTTAGCAAAAATTCGCCGAGCAATTGAAAAGTGGAAGGAGCATTCGCACTAA
- the rsmD gene encoding 16S rRNA (guanine(966)-N(2))-methyltransferase RsmD, with amino-acid sequence MRVISGKCKGRHLQAVPGMSTRPTTDKVKEAIFNMVGPYFSGGVGLDLFGGSGGLGIEALSRGLDLVIFVDYDAKAVQTIKKNVAACGLQDQAEIYRNDAERALRAIVKRGLCFDVIFLDPPYKEQKLPTLLSFIDTHHLLEKGGVVVAEHAAEIHLPERVGGLCKWKQETYGITAVSIYRYMDEEKGE; translated from the coding sequence ATGAGAGTCATTTCAGGAAAATGTAAAGGTAGACACCTGCAAGCGGTTCCAGGAATGTCGACAAGACCAACGACGGATAAAGTGAAAGAAGCGATATTTAATATGGTCGGTCCGTATTTTTCCGGCGGCGTTGGCCTTGACTTATTCGGCGGCAGCGGCGGTCTAGGAATTGAAGCATTAAGCCGCGGGCTCGACCTCGTTATTTTTGTCGATTATGACGCCAAAGCGGTGCAAACGATCAAAAAAAACGTAGCGGCATGCGGACTGCAAGATCAAGCCGAAATATATCGCAATGATGCCGAGCGGGCGTTAAGGGCGATTGTCAAACGCGGGCTTTGTTTTGATGTGATTTTTCTTGATCCGCCATACAAAGAGCAAAAGTTGCCGACGCTTCTTTCCTTTATTGATACGCATCATCTTTTGGAAAAAGGCGGTGTTGTCGTTGCCGAACATGCTGCGGAAATACACCTTCCTGAACGGGTAGGGGGCCTGTGCAAATGGAAACAGGAAACGTATGGGATTACCGCGGTTTCGATTTACCGGTATATGGATGAGGAGAAAGGGGAATAG
- the ylbJ gene encoding sporulation integral membrane protein YlbJ, producing the protein MKQKGKTVFLASAATLFAFSLIFYPQQSLEASIRGLNMWWEVVFPSLLPFFIISELLISFGVVSLLGVLLEPLMRPLFRVPGVGGFAWAMGMASGYPSGAKLTARLYQEKQISAIEAERLASFTNSSNPLFIFGAVSVGFFNNPNLGLILAASHYIGNICVGMIMRFHGKTEEKGKPKRPRHAFSLPYAFRVLHETRLKNEQPLGKLLGDAVRSSVQTLLMIGGFIILFSVVNKLLYMMHITEHIALIFQYVLHLFQLPKELSIPMISGLFEITLGSQMVSQTDEAELLQKAIVTSFILAFGGFSVQAQVASILAEANIRFKPFFIARIMHGCFAACFTYVLWEPLYTRSVDKNASVIPTFFAAYTPDWMNHYWQLMQQFGPIVTISFLCLYIWLTSKAMPKHSS; encoded by the coding sequence ATAAAACAAAAAGGAAAAACCGTCTTTCTCGCTTCAGCCGCCACTTTATTCGCCTTTTCCTTAATTTTTTATCCGCAGCAATCATTAGAAGCGTCGATCCGTGGTTTAAATATGTGGTGGGAAGTTGTATTTCCATCATTATTACCCTTTTTTATTATTTCCGAATTATTAATCAGCTTCGGCGTAGTGAGTTTGCTTGGCGTTTTACTAGAGCCGCTCATGCGTCCGCTTTTTCGCGTTCCCGGCGTCGGCGGCTTCGCCTGGGCGATGGGAATGGCATCAGGATATCCATCGGGAGCAAAATTAACTGCTCGTCTCTATCAAGAAAAACAAATTTCTGCGATCGAAGCAGAGCGGCTCGCTTCATTCACCAATTCGTCCAATCCACTATTTATTTTCGGTGCGGTGTCAGTCGGATTTTTCAATAATCCGAATCTCGGTCTTATTTTAGCCGCTTCCCACTATATTGGAAACATCTGTGTAGGCATGATCATGAGGTTTCACGGAAAAACAGAAGAAAAAGGAAAACCAAAACGGCCGCGTCACGCGTTTTCCCTTCCTTACGCTTTCCGTGTCCTTCATGAAACGCGCCTGAAAAACGAACAACCGCTTGGAAAATTATTAGGAGACGCTGTACGATCCTCCGTCCAAACATTATTAATGATCGGCGGATTTATTATTCTTTTTTCTGTTGTTAATAAACTGCTTTACATGATGCATATTACGGAACATATCGCTCTTATTTTTCAGTACGTCCTTCACTTGTTTCAACTGCCGAAAGAACTTAGCATTCCAATGATTTCTGGCCTATTCGAAATTACGCTCGGCAGTCAAATGGTCAGCCAAACCGATGAAGCCGAGTTGCTGCAAAAAGCAATTGTAACAAGCTTTATTCTTGCCTTTGGCGGATTTTCCGTACAGGCGCAAGTCGCAAGCATTCTCGCCGAAGCGAACATTCGCTTCAAACCGTTTTTTATTGCACGAATCATGCACGGATGCTTTGCCGCTTGTTTTACATATGTATTGTGGGAACCACTCTACACCCGTTCAGTCGACAAAAACGCAAGCGTCATTCCGACGTTTTTTGCCGCCTACACTCCGGACTGGATGAACCATTACTGGCAGCTAATGCAACAGTTCGGACCAATCGTCACTATTTCCTTTTTGTGCCTCTATATTTGGCTTACTTCCAAAGCAATGCCAAAACATAGCAGTTGA
- a CDS encoding CAP domain-containing protein, whose amino-acid sequence MKWFFLVLLLLIGFYYFAPITPPLSPPQEEELNKHIVKEPKVESGIVSMIGKTEKDIKKKFGTPARIDASAYDYEWWIYNRKASEYLQIGIMDGKVVTAFICGEHVNAKPFYIGQPLQEVFKMMPVLSNVEIKLSTGTYRFELSEQDYASRPIVKIGDVYAQLYVDRFTGKVSSIRLMTGEIFVKMRPYELVYRRSLPTPAPLSAKKQREVELANARQIFDITNVIRQRHRLNPVRWHEKAAIVAYMHSKDMQDHGFFSHESPKHGGLQDRLLTANIKFQMAGENIAAHQVDGIEAVEGWLNSKSHRETLLNEQFTDLGVGVSSDYYTQDFLKPW is encoded by the coding sequence GTGAAGTGGTTTTTCCTTGTTTTGTTATTATTGATCGGATTTTATTATTTTGCCCCGATTACCCCTCCACTTAGCCCACCGCAAGAAGAAGAATTGAACAAACATATTGTAAAAGAGCCGAAAGTCGAAAGCGGTATTGTTTCGATGATTGGAAAAACAGAAAAAGATATAAAAAAGAAATTCGGTACGCCAGCTCGAATTGACGCTTCTGCCTATGACTACGAATGGTGGATTTATAATCGGAAGGCGAGCGAATACTTGCAAATCGGGATTATGGACGGAAAGGTTGTTACGGCATTTATATGCGGAGAACATGTAAATGCAAAACCGTTTTACATTGGACAACCACTTCAAGAAGTATTTAAGATGATGCCTGTTTTGTCCAATGTGGAAATAAAATTAAGCACGGGAACGTACCGCTTCGAGTTATCGGAACAAGATTATGCCTCTCGGCCGATTGTCAAAATCGGCGATGTTTATGCTCAATTATATGTGGATCGTTTTACGGGAAAGGTTTCAAGCATTCGTTTAATGACAGGGGAAATATTTGTAAAAATGCGGCCGTATGAGCTTGTCTACCGTCGCAGCTTGCCCACTCCCGCTCCTTTATCCGCAAAAAAGCAGCGGGAAGTCGAATTGGCGAATGCAAGACAAATTTTTGATATTACGAACGTCATTCGCCAGCGCCACCGCCTAAATCCGGTCCGCTGGCATGAGAAAGCGGCAATCGTCGCCTACATGCATAGCAAAGATATGCAAGATCACGGTTTTTTCTCTCATGAATCGCCAAAACACGGGGGGCTGCAAGATCGACTATTGACGGCAAACATAAAATTTCAAATGGCTGGGGAAAATATTGCCGCGCATCAAGTGGACGGCATTGAAGCAGTAGAAGGGTGGCTGAACAGCAAAAGTCATCGCGAAACACTATTGAACGAGCAATTTACTGATCTTGGTGTTGGCGTTTCCAGTGATTATTATACGCAAGACTTTTTAAAACCATGGTAA
- a CDS encoding Asp23/Gls24 family envelope stress response protein, which translates to MKTVATRLRKWSAAQATLHTIVMMCLQGRNEIVADDCEVHVVVTDDGRCTVTVSLVMKQEASLLLLCQQIQKHIAEEIAFMTPFTVDAVHIVVERLAI; encoded by the coding sequence ATGAAAACGGTTGCCACCCGCCTCCGCAAGTGGAGTGCCGCACAAGCTACACTGCACACGATTGTGATGATGTGTCTGCAAGGTCGAAATGAAATCGTTGCTGATGATTGTGAAGTTCATGTCGTTGTTACCGATGATGGCCGCTGCACGGTTACAGTATCGTTAGTCATGAAGCAGGAAGCATCGCTTCTTTTATTGTGCCAGCAAATACAAAAGCATATCGCAGAGGAAATTGCGTTCATGACTCCTTTTACGGTGGATGCAGTGCATATAGTAGTGGAGAGACTGGCTATATAA
- the safA gene encoding SafA/ExsA family spore coat assembly protein: MPNIAHGQGTTTYIVQPGDTLWKISVRYQVGLSEIIEANPQFPNPNLIYPGQKVYVPILDNVKRIENEVVRLTNEQRAKYGLPPLKIDWQLARVARYKSADMRDKNYFQHNSPTYGSPFTMMRNFGIQYRTAGENIAAGQRTPQEVVNAWMNSPGHRANILNKNFTHIGVGYAKGGSYGHYWTQMFIGK; encoded by the coding sequence ATGCCAAATATCGCCCATGGCCAAGGAACAACTACGTATATTGTTCAACCGGGCGATACGCTGTGGAAAATTTCTGTCCGCTATCAAGTCGGATTGTCGGAAATTATCGAGGCCAATCCGCAATTTCCTAATCCTAACTTAATTTATCCAGGACAAAAAGTATACGTCCCTATTTTAGACAATGTAAAACGAATCGAAAATGAAGTTGTCCGTCTTACAAATGAACAGCGGGCAAAATATGGTCTCCCGCCGCTGAAAATTGATTGGCAGCTCGCGCGGGTAGCACGTTACAAATCGGCTGACATGCGCGATAAAAACTATTTCCAACATAATTCGCCAACATATGGATCTCCATTTACAATGATGAGAAATTTTGGAATACAATACCGGACAGCCGGCGAAAATATCGCAGCTGGCCAGCGAACTCCGCAAGAAGTAGTCAACGCATGGATGAATAGCCCGGGGCATCGTGCCAATATTTTAAACAAAAACTTTACTCATATTGGAGTAGGGTATGCCAAGGGCGGTTCTTATGGCCATTATTGGACGCAAATGTTTATTGGAAAATAG
- a CDS encoding YugN family protein: MKFENTGIENQTIELSRLDDIMERFGFVRAGQWDYERVTYDRKFQIKGDTFYLRVQGYAVEGDVDSRYALIKLLAPILGKHYYPHGVEYGEDENFPSSLVNQCQTILAQVKEELGKIQN; this comes from the coding sequence ATGAAATTTGAAAATACTGGAATTGAAAATCAAACCATCGAGCTTTCCCGCTTAGATGACATAATGGAACGGTTTGGGTTCGTCAGAGCCGGCCAATGGGACTATGAAAGAGTTACATACGACCGCAAATTCCAAATCAAGGGAGATACTTTTTATCTGCGCGTACAAGGATATGCAGTCGAGGGAGACGTCGATTCCCGCTACGCCTTGATCAAATTGCTTGCGCCTATTTTAGGAAAACATTATTATCCGCACGGCGTCGAATACGGGGAGGACGAAAATTTCCCTTCTTCCCTTGTCAATCAATGCCAAACGATTTTAGCGCAAGTAAAAGAAGAGCTTGGCAAAATCCAAAACTAA
- a CDS encoding cytochrome (ubi)quinol oxidase subunit III, protein MHAEEKLTAETFPAAPERATLEGKNKFLGFWFFLGGETVLFASLFGTFIALRDKTAQGPTSHELFEMPLVFVATMLLLTSSLTSVYAIYHMKNFEFKKMQLWFGITVLLGLGFLGLEIFEFNHYVHEGLKYSTSAFSSAFYTLVGLHGSHVTFGLLWILTLMIRNAKRGLNLYNAPKFYVASLYWHFIDVVWVFIFTVVYLMGMVG, encoded by the coding sequence ATGCACGCAGAGGAAAAATTAACGGCGGAAACATTCCCGGCAGCGCCTGAAAGAGCCACCCTCGAAGGGAAAAATAAATTTTTAGGATTTTGGTTTTTCTTAGGGGGAGAGACTGTTCTTTTCGCCTCCCTCTTTGGCACTTTCATAGCGCTTAGAGACAAGACGGCTCAGGGACCGACATCGCATGAATTGTTTGAAATGCCGCTCGTGTTTGTTGCTACCATGCTCTTATTAACAAGTAGCTTAACGAGCGTGTACGCTATATACCACATGAAAAACTTTGAATTTAAGAAAATGCAGCTTTGGTTTGGCATTACTGTATTGTTAGGTCTAGGCTTTTTAGGATTAGAAATTTTTGAGTTCAATCATTATGTGCATGAAGGCTTAAAATATTCCACAAGCGCATTTTCATCTGCTTTTTATACGCTAGTCGGCCTGCACGGCAGCCACGTTACATTTGGTTTATTGTGGATTTTAACGCTTATGATCCGCAACGCAAAGCGTGGTTTGAACCTTTACAATGCGCCAAAGTTTTATGTGGCGAGCCTTTACTGGCATTTTATTGACGTCGTATGGGTATTCATTTTTACCGTCGTATACCTAATGGGAATGGTGGGGTGA